In the genome of Dehalococcoidia bacterium, one region contains:
- a CDS encoding CoA transferase — protein sequence MSLASAPPLHGVKVIEMASWMMAPSAAAILAAYGADVVKVEPAGGADASRGNRPVGSAGPQIDLSFEAFNGGKRAIQLNIGSQAGRGVLHRILEKSDVFITNVRLSSLEKYGLDPDSLLGRFPALIYALATGYGPKGPDRDRPAFDELAYWARGGIAEALATDDGPPVQLSGAMGDLPSGTALVAGIMMALFRREREGVGGVVDVSLYGAGLWANALRLQRALHAGEGPLRGRSRLYRGNPLYTIYRCRDGKWIQFAMFQAGRFWPLVCRAIDRPDLTEDERFSTPQSLLSNSIAAIQELQMELGKRTVSEWAPIFDSFDFPWSPVFDGQDIANDEQARANGYVVSKQHRSGQAIKVIAPPFQLRGVDVCLEPAPETGQHTEEVMLEAGFSWDDISAIREAGGI from the coding sequence ATGAGCCTGGCGAGCGCGCCGCCCCTGCATGGAGTCAAGGTCATCGAGATGGCGAGTTGGATGATGGCCCCCTCCGCCGCCGCAATACTCGCGGCGTATGGGGCCGACGTAGTGAAGGTGGAGCCGGCCGGGGGCGCCGATGCCTCGCGCGGCAACAGGCCGGTCGGGAGCGCCGGTCCGCAGATTGACCTGAGCTTTGAGGCCTTCAACGGCGGCAAGAGAGCGATCCAGTTGAACATCGGGTCTCAAGCCGGGCGAGGGGTGCTCCACCGCATCCTCGAGAAGTCAGATGTATTCATCACCAACGTGAGGCTTTCCTCGCTTGAGAAGTACGGCCTCGATCCCGATTCACTTTTGGGCCGCTTCCCAGCACTGATATACGCCCTCGCGACCGGTTATGGCCCGAAGGGTCCGGATCGTGACCGGCCCGCCTTTGACGAGCTGGCTTACTGGGCCCGAGGTGGCATTGCCGAGGCGCTGGCAACTGATGATGGGCCACCGGTCCAGCTGTCTGGTGCGATGGGGGACCTCCCGAGCGGCACCGCTCTGGTTGCCGGGATCATGATGGCCCTCTTTCGGCGCGAGCGAGAAGGAGTCGGAGGAGTGGTAGATGTGTCCCTGTACGGTGCGGGCCTCTGGGCAAACGCTCTGCGCTTGCAGCGGGCACTGCACGCCGGGGAGGGTCCGCTGAGGGGACGAAGCCGGCTCTACCGCGGCAACCCCCTCTATACGATTTACCGATGCCGCGACGGCAAGTGGATTCAGTTCGCGATGTTCCAGGCCGGGCGCTTCTGGCCACTAGTTTGTCGGGCCATCGACCGACCGGACCTCACCGAGGACGAGCGTTTCTCGACTCCTCAGAGCCTTCTTTCGAACAGCATTGCCGCAATCCAAGAACTTCAGATGGAGCTGGGCAAACGGACGGTCTCAGAGTGGGCGCCGATTTTCGACAGCTTCGATTTTCCGTGGTCCCCTGTCTTCGACGGCCAGGACATCGCGAATGACGAGCAGGCGCGAGCCAATGGCTACGTCGTGAGCAAGCAGCACCGCTCCGGGCAGGCCATCAAGGTGATTGCCCCGCCCTTCCAGTTGCGCGGCGTGGATGTCTGCCTGGAGCCCGCGCCGGAGACGGGACAGCACACCGAGGAGGTGATGCTAGAGGCGGGGTTTTCTTGGGATGACATTTCCGCCATCCGCGAAGCCGGAGGGATCTGA
- the nrfD gene encoding NrfD/PsrC family molybdoenzyme membrane anchor subunit, whose amino-acid sequence MSTEARFATAVPGAPPRTDGRSPHLRHASDARTAAILRPILERPSAVFLALLALAGAGLLWWAYAWSFQLRHGMIVAGIADWGTGGGVPWGFYVGSFIWWVGIAHGGIIISAAVRLFGLEAFKPVARMAEMLTLIALSIAALYIVIHIGRPDRVVTSVLPNLPQTIRTSPLAWDVTVITLYFVLTATYLGLTIRPDLYALRDRLPPLFAPVYAALLLGYRPEDKHKIERMAWWLALAVIVLAPLFLHGGVIPWLFATMPGQPGWFGGAQGPQFLTIALSSALGSVIIMAYVFRRAFRWEEILPDEVFAGLGRWLALFALLFLWMQLQQNITGSVAPPAAVEKVTHAKMEEPLYWLALGLVGLALAYLAIQMIFPRYFNVERTVIAALLPVSATLLEKTLFVVEGLMYPVFQLYEAVPGHYTPSWVELSSAVGAFSILVLFFLAMSRIVPLVEVEADGE is encoded by the coding sequence ATGTCCACCGAAGCCCGATTCGCAACCGCTGTCCCGGGCGCGCCGCCGCGGACGGACGGCAGGTCCCCGCACCTGCGGCACGCCTCCGACGCGCGCACGGCCGCCATCCTGCGCCCCATCCTCGAGAGGCCTTCGGCCGTGTTCCTGGCGCTCCTTGCGCTCGCCGGCGCCGGCCTCCTCTGGTGGGCTTACGCCTGGTCGTTCCAGTTACGCCACGGGATGATCGTCGCCGGCATCGCCGACTGGGGTACGGGTGGCGGCGTCCCCTGGGGCTTCTACGTCGGCTCCTTCATCTGGTGGGTGGGCATCGCCCATGGCGGCATCATCATCTCCGCGGCCGTGCGCCTCTTCGGCCTCGAGGCCTTCAAGCCCGTCGCCCGGATGGCCGAGATGCTGACGCTGATCGCGCTCTCCATCGCCGCGCTGTACATCGTCATCCACATCGGGCGCCCGGACAGGGTCGTGACCAGCGTCCTGCCGAACCTGCCCCAGACCATCCGGACCTCGCCGCTGGCCTGGGACGTCACTGTCATCACGCTCTACTTCGTCCTCACGGCCACCTACCTTGGCCTGACCATCCGCCCGGACCTCTATGCCCTGCGCGACCGCCTGCCGCCGCTGTTCGCTCCGGTTTACGCCGCCCTCCTCCTTGGCTACCGGCCGGAGGACAAGCACAAGATCGAGCGCATGGCCTGGTGGCTGGCGCTCGCCGTGATCGTGCTGGCGCCTCTCTTCCTGCACGGGGGCGTGATCCCCTGGCTCTTCGCGACCATGCCCGGACAGCCGGGCTGGTTCGGCGGCGCGCAGGGGCCGCAGTTCCTGACCATCGCCCTCAGCTCCGCGCTCGGCTCCGTGATCATCATGGCCTACGTCTTCCGCCGCGCCTTCCGCTGGGAGGAAATCCTGCCGGACGAGGTCTTCGCCGGCCTGGGGCGCTGGCTGGCGCTCTTTGCCCTGCTGTTCCTGTGGATGCAACTCCAGCAGAACATCACCGGCTCGGTAGCGCCCCCGGCCGCTGTCGAGAAGGTGACCCACGCGAAGATGGAGGAGCCGCTCTACTGGCTCGCGCTCGGCCTTGTTGGCCTGGCCCTCGCCTACCTGGCGATTCAGATGATCTTCCCCCGCTACTTCAACGTCGAGCGCACCGTGATCGCCGCCCTCCTTCCCGTGTCCGCCACCCTGCTCGAGAAGACGCTGTTCGTAGTCGAGGGCCTCATGTACCCCGTCTTCCAGCTGTACGAGGCTGTGCCCGGACACTACACGCCCTCCTGGGTGGAGCTCTCGTCCGCCGTCGGGGCCTTCTCGATCCTCGTCCTGTTCTTCCTGGCCATGAGCCGGATAGTCCCGCTCGTTGAAGTGGAGGCTGATGGGGAATGA
- a CDS encoding 4Fe-4S ferredoxin N-terminal domain-containing protein, which produces MNRDESSGPPADIVDEVFDAAWEAEARRTVAEVGFDPGLAVRVARDALRVARGDLSPAQFHETYHAAYMRAFGMDLRPSGEEDASQPETSQDLVEFRITVPESPAGADLPGDDDGTPALVSRRTAVKAAGAGAAALLLAQMAGAWLPGAAADGGAHGGHQAAPPPADQSTKASGKRQMGMVIDLEKCDGCLFCVNACRQAYSLTDGVHWIYVFAYKEPDSPDVHLLPRLCNHCSNAPCVKVCPTTARHRRSDGLVLTDYDVCIGCRYCQVACPYGVNYFQWGDPKKNGGGYTGERRDARGRSVVGDPPRGVMGKCTFCPLRQDSHHEQGTTNCALACPHDVLHYGDLNDPQSEPNLYLERRRQELGGRLRTFRLLEDLGTKPNVIYIGAPPSKKAKEVPGPVAYEDWGLVHRRRDALEGPEPWFRRLAGGK; this is translated from the coding sequence ATGAACCGAGACGAAAGTAGCGGACCTCCCGCGGACATCGTCGACGAGGTTTTCGACGCCGCGTGGGAGGCCGAAGCGAGGCGCACCGTCGCGGAGGTCGGTTTTGACCCCGGCCTGGCCGTGCGCGTCGCCCGCGACGCCCTCCGCGTGGCGCGCGGCGACTTGTCCCCAGCCCAGTTCCACGAGACCTACCACGCGGCCTACATGCGCGCCTTCGGCATGGACCTGAGGCCCTCCGGGGAAGAGGATGCAAGCCAGCCCGAGACCTCACAGGACCTGGTCGAATTCCGCATAACCGTCCCGGAGTCGCCTGCGGGCGCAGACCTCCCCGGCGACGACGACGGGACGCCAGCGCTGGTCTCCCGCCGCACGGCCGTGAAGGCGGCCGGGGCCGGCGCGGCGGCCCTGCTCCTGGCCCAGATGGCCGGCGCGTGGCTGCCCGGCGCCGCCGCTGACGGGGGCGCACACGGCGGCCACCAGGCGGCGCCGCCTCCGGCGGACCAGAGCACGAAGGCCAGCGGCAAGCGCCAGATGGGGATGGTCATCGACCTCGAGAAGTGCGATGGCTGCCTCTTCTGCGTCAACGCCTGCAGGCAGGCCTACAGCCTCACGGACGGCGTGCATTGGATCTACGTGTTCGCGTACAAGGAGCCGGACTCGCCCGACGTCCATCTCCTTCCCCGGCTCTGCAACCACTGCTCGAACGCCCCCTGCGTCAAGGTCTGCCCGACCACGGCTCGCCACCGCCGCAGCGACGGGCTCGTCCTGACCGACTACGACGTCTGCATCGGCTGCCGCTACTGCCAGGTCGCCTGCCCCTACGGCGTGAACTACTTCCAGTGGGGCGACCCCAAGAAGAACGGCGGAGGCTACACCGGCGAGCGGCGTGATGCCCGCGGCCGCAGCGTGGTCGGAGACCCGCCCCGGGGAGTGATGGGGAAGTGCACCTTCTGTCCGCTGCGGCAGGACTCCCACCACGAGCAGGGCACCACCAACTGCGCCCTCGCCTGCCCGCACGACGTCCTCCACTACGGCGACCTCAACGACCCCCAGAGCGAGCCCAATCTCTACCTGGAGCGGCGCCGGCAGGAGTTAGGCGGCCGCCTGCGGACCTTCCGCCTGCTGGAAGACCTTGGCACGAAACCGAACGTCATCTACATCGGCGCGCCGCCCTCCAAGAAAGCCAAGGAAGTCCCCGGTCCCGTGGCGTACGAGGACTGGGGCCTCGTGCACCGTCGACGCGACGCGCTCGAAGGGCCGGAACCATGGTTCCGGAGGCTAGCGGGAGGCAAGTGA
- a CDS encoding molecular chaperone TorD family protein: protein MSAAATLQAPEVRALLARADMYRLLAQAFSYPDRRGLQALRSLLDEVLEHGVARGLALEDATAALATASRSRDARPARLAGEHTRLFAGQVECSGHETEYEFDPFSKARQLADICGFYKAFGLQVAEERRGLPDFVATELEFLSFLALKEAYAAVQGWPAERQIAADAQRSFLEDHAGRWLPAFARKLAGLYVPFYSAAADLLGAFIASEIERLGANPLPLVQRGQLAGDDAEAFVCGLELPRDGDDEPSPQMVTWFDDPPVIEATQRPGGGGDEA from the coding sequence ATGAGCGCCGCCGCCACCCTGCAGGCCCCCGAGGTCCGCGCCCTGCTGGCGCGCGCGGACATGTACCGCTTGCTCGCCCAGGCCTTCAGCTATCCGGACCGCCGCGGCTTGCAGGCGCTGCGCTCCCTGCTGGACGAGGTCCTCGAGCATGGCGTCGCCCGCGGTCTCGCCCTCGAGGACGCCACCGCGGCGCTCGCCACGGCTTCGCGAAGCCGGGACGCCCGGCCGGCGCGGCTCGCCGGGGAGCACACGCGCCTCTTCGCCGGGCAGGTCGAGTGCTCCGGCCACGAGACCGAATACGAATTCGACCCCTTCAGCAAGGCCAGGCAGCTCGCAGACATCTGCGGCTTCTACAAGGCCTTTGGCCTCCAGGTTGCGGAGGAGAGGCGCGGCTTGCCCGACTTCGTCGCCACGGAACTCGAGTTCCTGAGCTTCCTCGCCCTGAAGGAGGCATACGCTGCGGTGCAAGGCTGGCCGGCGGAGCGCCAGATTGCCGCGGACGCGCAGAGGTCCTTCCTCGAGGACCACGCCGGCCGCTGGCTGCCCGCCTTCGCCCGCAAGCTCGCCGGCCTTTACGTCCCCTTCTACTCCGCGGCTGCTGACCTCCTCGGCGCCTTCATCGCATCCGAGATCGAACGCCTGGGCGCGAACCCCCTGCCCTTGGTCCAACGCGGGCAGCTCGCGGGCGACGACGCCGAGGCCTTCGTTTGCGGCCTGGAACTGCCCCGGGACGGCGACGATGAGCCTTCGCCCCAGATGGTCACCTGGTTCGACGACCCGCCAGTGATCGAGGCCACGCAAAGGCCCGGCGGGGGAGGAGACGAAGCATGA
- a CDS encoding ethylbenzene dehydrogenase-related protein — protein sequence MTSNASQNNETGPAPPRGSPNRREFVKGAALAGATAAVLGAVGWMASGGKEDLEAQPPARRIVARKVNKVSLDPADASWRQAPALEVPLLAQNMTTPRVAVPTILSLSLRVLHDGNDIAFHLQWADDEVDDIEAMGRFRDSVAVELPVDPRQNANVMMGQPGRPVHILHWRASWQTEVDTGGRSLARAFPNAFSEVSPESIMGEEGARAHYPALYLNNPMASRKRTTPVEELVAEGFGTLTSHAEQRAQGRGSLADGLWTVVIAMPMAGGENKANLRPGDVTRVAVAAWDGAAGNRGARKQWSNWVALEVEV from the coding sequence ATGACAAGCAACGCAAGTCAGAACAACGAGACCGGGCCAGCGCCCCCGCGCGGATCACCCAACCGGCGCGAGTTCGTGAAAGGCGCGGCGCTCGCCGGCGCGACCGCGGCGGTCCTTGGTGCGGTCGGCTGGATGGCAAGCGGCGGGAAAGAGGACCTCGAAGCCCAGCCGCCAGCCAGGCGCATTGTCGCGCGCAAGGTTAACAAGGTCTCCCTGGACCCGGCGGACGCGTCCTGGCGCCAGGCGCCTGCCCTGGAGGTGCCCCTGCTGGCGCAGAACATGACCACGCCCCGGGTCGCGGTGCCCACGATCCTCAGCCTGTCCCTCCGCGTCCTCCACGACGGAAACGACATCGCCTTTCACCTGCAGTGGGCCGATGACGAGGTCGATGACATCGAAGCCATGGGCCGCTTCCGCGACTCCGTGGCCGTCGAGCTCCCTGTAGACCCGCGCCAGAACGCGAACGTGATGATGGGCCAGCCGGGTAGGCCGGTCCACATCCTCCACTGGCGCGCCAGCTGGCAGACAGAGGTCGATACGGGCGGGCGCTCGCTCGCTCGCGCCTTCCCGAACGCCTTCAGCGAGGTCTCGCCAGAATCGATCATGGGCGAAGAAGGCGCGCGGGCCCACTACCCTGCCCTCTACCTGAACAACCCCATGGCCAGCCGCAAGCGCACCACGCCCGTGGAGGAGCTGGTGGCGGAGGGCTTCGGCACCCTCACGAGCCACGCCGAGCAGCGCGCCCAGGGGCGCGGGTCCCTCGCCGATGGACTGTGGACGGTCGTCATAGCCATGCCCATGGCCGGAGGAGAGAACAAGGCCAACCTCCGTCCCGGCGACGTAACGAGGGTTGCCGTTGCCGCCTGGGACGGCGCCGCCGGCAATCGCGGCGCGCGCAAACAGTGGAGCAACTGGGTGGCCCTGGAGGTTGAGGTATGA